In Cryptomeria japonica chromosome 1, Sugi_1.0, whole genome shotgun sequence, the sequence AAAGCCAAGCCAAAATTATCCCCGTGTTTTATGGAGTGAAGCCTAGTGATCTCCGCCACATAGAGAAGGGAGCATATGCTGATGCATTCATTAAATATGAAGAGAAGCACAGGTACCTGGAGAAGCTTAACGAGTGGAAGGAAGCCCTTCAGTCTCTTTCACTTATAGCCGGTGAGGAAATTAACAGGTAATATTTTTGCAATTTCGATAGTTCTatcttatataattttttttcctttttgtcaAATCGGATTAATAATTTTCTTATCGAATTCTCCTTTAATGGTATACGGTTTAAGTGACGGAGACTGCCAAAACATAGTAGAAGCTGTGCAAGCGGAAGTACAAAGGAAAACACGTTTACATGTTGCTCAATATCCAGTGGGgcttaacaatgttgtcaaagatCTTGAACGGCGTTGCCTCGGGGAACTTGTATACGACTTTGAAAACCGGCGCAGGCTGAAGACAACTCTCGCCAAAGGGTTGTTAAAGGATGAGGCTAAGGTAGTTGGCATTTTCGGTATGGGTGGAATAGGGAAGACAACTCTCGCCAAAGAGTTGTTTAATCGAAAGAGTTGTAATTACTCTAGAGCAAGTTTTTTGTTTGATGTGCGAGAAGCATACGAGAGAAGAGAATTACCTTCTTTGCAACTGAAGCTTCTCAAAGATCTCTTCCATTCACATCATCTCAGTTTTAAAAATACAGAAGAAGGAATAAGCTATCTCAAAGATAGTCTAGAAAGAAGTCCCGCCGATTTAAGCTTCCTACTTGTTGTAGATGACATCGATCATGTGGAACAGTTAAATGCTTTACTGGTCATGGATATCTTAAATAAATTAGGCAATAGTCTTGTCATTATCACAACTCGTGATGTTGGGGTGCTTATCAACACAGGGATTACTGATGGTTATCTTTTAAAAGGAATGGATAGAAATCATGGAAGCGAACTCTTCTGTTGGCATGCCTTTGACCAACCCAATCCATTGGAAGGGTACGAAGAGCTGGTTGATTCCTTCTTTGAAGTGTGTGGAGGGTTACCTCTATCTCTTCAAGTTTTGGGCAGGCACGTTCATGGTAGAAGTGAGGATTATTGGAGGTCAGAATTGATTGAAGTTAGAAAGATGCTGCCTCGGGATGTAAAGCAAAGACTCAGAATAAGTTTTGATGCATTGAATTCCGAAGAAAAACATATTTTTATGGATATTGCTTGTATTTTCGGGGGCAGAGAGCAGAGTATAGCCAAAAGAGTATGGGATGGATCAGGATGGAATGCTCAACATGCACTGGAAGCGCTCAGAGATAAGTGTCTTGTAGAAGGAGGAGATTCTCATTTGCGAATGCATGACCACCTGAGGGACTTGGGAAGAGAAATGGCAATTGAGCTCAACCCTCCTCTTCGCCTATGGCGTCGTCAAGATTTGAAATATTTGGTATGCGTGTTTTCCCCAAGATTTCTCCGTAGTATTGTAATATTGGAAATTTAAACTTGTTGCTATGTTAATAGAAAACTGAGCTGCTTTTGTGTATGCAGGAATCAATGGGTTTTAGAAATATCCTCACCAAAACCAACCTCAGATGTTTCCATTCCTTTTTTGACAAGTCCATGAATTCTCAAGTGACATTCTTCCTAGGCCAATCAGACAACTATGTTGAAATGTCATCTTCCTTACTATGGCTCGAGCTTGAGGGCTATTCCACAAAACAATCAATAAAGGGCATTCCTTCATGGATTCCTCTTCAAAGTTTGCAGTATTTGAAAATTAAGGTCGGACCATTTAAAACGTTGTGGAAGGATCGCATACAGGTATTTTGATCTTATCAAACAAAAACTAAATCTCCTTCAACAGTATGGTGAAATTCTCTGGGCTTTTTTTATTTATTATGGAGAGCTTTACacaaatttattttaaatgaatttcaGGCGCCCTCCCAATTAAAGAGTCTTGATATTACAGATTGTAAACATTTGAAAAGTGTACCAGGAATATCTAATTGTGTAAAGCTTGTGGAATTGAATATTAGTCGATGCCCAGAGCTTGAGGAGCTAAGGTTTGGTCATCTCGAATCTCTGGAAAGGATCACAGTTGTGGATTATAAACATCTGAAAAATATGTTAGGCACATCTAATCTTGTAAATCTTGTGGAATTGGGTATTACTCAATGCCCAGAACTTGAGGAGCTAACTATTGGTCATCTCAAATCTCTGAAAACAATCACAATTGCAGATTGTAAACATTTGAAAGATATGTCAGGGACATCCAATCTTGTAAATCTTGTGAAGTTGGATATTAGTCTATGCCCAGAAATTGAGGAGCTAACTCTTGGTCATGCTGAATCTCTGAAAACAATCATAATTGCAGATTGTAAACATTTGAAAAATGTATCAGGGACATCTAATCTTGTAGAGCTTGTGGAATTGGATATTATTCAATGCCCAGCGCTTGACGTGCTAACTCTTGGTCATCTCAACTCTCTGGAAACGATGAGAATTGCAGATTGTAAGCATTTGAGAAATGTGTCAGGAACATATTTCTACTTAGACTAAAGCTTATGAAGTTGAATATTAGTCAATGCCCAGAGCTCGACAAGCTAACCCTTCGTCATTCATCTATCTGGACACAATCACAATGCAGATTTTAAGGGGCATCTAATCTTCTACAGCTTGTGGAATTGGCTATTAGTCAATGCCCAGAACTCGAGTAGATAAATTttggtcatctcatatatatctggAAATGATCAGAATTGTAGATTGTAAACATTTGAAAAGTGTGTCAAGCAATTCCAGATCTTAGGAATTATCAGGTTTATGATTTCAGGGAGTTAATAGCAGCTGAATATTTGAATAGTGTGTCAGTAGCATCTGGTTTTAGGATATTGAGTATTACTGAATGCCCGGAGCTTGAAGACCTAATGCTTGCAAATCTGAGCTGCCTGAAGAGAATTATAAATGAAATTGAAGACTCTAATCATTTGAAAGAGTAACTCATtgatagaaatataaaaaaaaaattgttgtgaaGAGCAAGCAGCATTTGCGGTCGTCCGATGCTTTAGGTGTTGTCAGATTTTAGAGGTTTAATTTGTTTGTAAAGGGTTATTTTTAATGAATGTGGTAAGCATAAATATCTTCAAGTGTATGGTAAATCTCAAGTTGAAGGAAGTATCGTTCAAGGGCTATTGATTTCAAGAATCCTTTTAACAGCCAATTGTAAATCTCATGTTGATTTAAGTattgatttatttctttttttcacTTGTTCCCACACGATAGTCTATATTTTCGTACGTAGTGCTTCAAGAGATTTTAACTGAAGAATTTACCACGAAGACCCGAGTATTTTACCTTTTGTTTCAGACTCTGTACACATTAGCCTTGTTGATGGACT encodes:
- the LOC131049843 gene encoding disease resistance protein Roq1; the encoded protein is MVYGLSDGDCQNIVEAVQAEVQRKTRLHVAQYPVGLNNVVKDLERRCLGELVYDFENRRRLKTTLAKGLLKDEAKVVGIFGMGGIGKTTLAKELFNRKSCNYSRASFLFDVREAYERRELPSLQLKLLKDLFHSHHLSFKNTEEGISYLKDSLERSPADLSFLLVVDDIDHVEQLNALLVMDILNKLGNSLVIITTRDVGVLINTGITDGYLLKGMDRNHGSELFCWHAFDQPNPLEGYEELVDSFFEVCGGLPLSLQVLGRHVHGRSEDYWRSELIEVRKMLPRDVKQRLRISFDALNSEEKHIFMDIACIFGGREQSIAKRVWDGSGWNAQHALEALRDKCLVEGGDSHLRMHDHLRDLGREMAIELNPPLRLWRRQDLKYLESMGFRNILTKTNLRCFHSFFDKSMNSQVTFFLGQSDNYVEMSSSLLWLELEGYSTKQSIKGIPSWIPLQSLQYLKIKVGPFKTLWKDRIQAPSQLKSLDITDCKHLKSVPGISNCVKLVELNISRCPELEELRFGHLESLERITVVDYKHLKNMLGTSNLVNLVELGITQCPELEELTIGHLKSLKTITIADCKHLKDMSGTSNLVNLVKLDISLCPEIEELTLGHAESLKTIIIADCKHLKNVSGTSNLVELVELDIIQCPALDVLTLGHLNSLETMRIADCKHLRNVSGTYFYLD